In Myxococcus virescens, a single window of DNA contains:
- the hemB gene encoding porphobilinogen synthase, whose translation MAYPIHRPRRLRRNAVLRDMVRETRLDPGDFIYPLFVVEGRDVRRPIVSMPGIFNLSLEHVVAEARHARKLGVPAVLLFGIPNHKDARGTQAYADDGIVQRAIQEIKAAEPDLQVIVDVCLCEFTDHGHCGVLEGGHVVNDATLPLLAKMSVSCAKAGADIIAPSDMMDGRVAAIRAALDETGFGELPIMAYSAKFASGYYGPFREAAQNTPTSGDRRGYQMDPGNFREALKEVALDVEEGADMIMVKPALAYLDVIRAVRERWELPVVSYNVSGEYSMLKAAGQNGWIDYERVMLETLTSMKRAGSDLIITYHALEAAKLL comes from the coding sequence ATGGCCTATCCCATCCACCGACCCCGCCGCCTGCGCCGCAACGCCGTCCTGCGTGACATGGTGCGCGAGACGCGCCTCGACCCGGGCGACTTCATCTACCCCCTCTTCGTCGTGGAAGGCCGGGACGTGCGCCGTCCCATCGTCTCCATGCCGGGGATCTTCAACCTGTCGCTGGAGCACGTCGTCGCCGAGGCCAGGCACGCCCGGAAGCTGGGCGTGCCGGCCGTCCTCCTGTTCGGCATCCCCAACCACAAGGACGCCCGCGGCACCCAGGCCTACGCCGACGACGGCATCGTCCAGCGCGCCATCCAGGAGATCAAGGCGGCCGAGCCGGACCTCCAGGTCATCGTCGACGTCTGCCTGTGCGAGTTCACCGACCACGGCCACTGCGGCGTGCTGGAAGGCGGCCACGTCGTCAATGACGCCACGCTGCCGCTGCTGGCGAAGATGTCCGTGAGCTGCGCCAAGGCGGGCGCGGACATCATCGCTCCGTCGGACATGATGGATGGCCGCGTGGCCGCCATCCGTGCCGCCCTGGACGAGACGGGCTTCGGCGAGCTGCCCATCATGGCGTACTCGGCCAAGTTCGCGTCCGGCTACTACGGGCCGTTCCGCGAGGCCGCCCAGAACACGCCCACCTCCGGTGACCGCCGGGGCTACCAGATGGACCCCGGCAACTTCCGCGAGGCCCTCAAGGAAGTGGCCCTGGACGTGGAGGAGGGCGCGGACATGATCATGGTCAAGCCCGCGCTGGCCTACCTGGACGTCATCCGCGCCGTGCGCGAGCGCTGGGAGCTGCCCGTCGTCTCCTACAACGTCTCCGGCGAGTACTCGATGCTCAAGGCCGCCGGGCAGAACGGGTGGATCGACTACGAGCGGGTGATGCTGGAGACGCTCACGTCCATGAAGCGCGCCGGCTCCGACCTCATCATCACCTACCACGCCCTGGAGGCGGCGAAGCTCCTGTAG
- a CDS encoding ribonuclease H-like domain-containing protein, which yields MQFDLETTGLDSSHHRVFLVALRSPDGETETIEAQADDDSAEADLLYHLAERVRAWDPDVIENHNTRATPGREDSLTLQLVRKSGGRPSESSYPAPLA from the coding sequence ATGCAGTTCGATCTGGAGACCACCGGCCTGGACTCGTCGCACCACCGCGTCTTCCTCGTGGCGCTCCGGAGCCCGGACGGGGAGACGGAGACAATCGAAGCGCAGGCGGATGACGACTCGGCGGAGGCGGACCTCCTCTACCACCTGGCGGAGCGCGTGCGCGCGTGGGACCCCGACGTCATCGAGAACCACAACACGAGGGCCACGCCAGGCCGCGAGGACTCTCTCACGCTTCAACTGGTCCGAAAATCGGGGGGCAGACCATCCGAAAGCTCGTATCCAGCACCCCTGGCCTGA
- a CDS encoding Ig-like domain-containing protein: MRIVSKGARGLSALFGAAALASIGCGDVPDASESSQAELLHTSAPLDCLSSIKPERELLIQDATVLNDPVRTAWSGAMLKVRGAADGAWSFGRRLAEMSGDVAPSEFVRDGLQRGAEQDAVARALVPQLLEAWPRLADGTLDMTKAPLRLKAIVNHVDTHNSDRHSAGEGHLVFDAIDADGKPLPLTATLVYDLPASKRSDALHWARQWHALATQTPGTEAFNTTLQAVTDRFTAAPGRLQVSTTESILDSARSKSTDARRLAKDFGNLLCTDSAAPTVTILSPSPGSAVRGTITLTASAYDDVGVTRVDFFSGSTLIASDTQPPFIVDWDTTTSPSGTRALTAQAFDADGNMGISDPVSVMVDNFAPIILSGTPQYNPQTLNYVRGNITVGWTVTDQSLSGVVLAEFFQEGYLKGSLTSPTSFGYTFAWDTRVLANRPYSLTLRATDRAGNVAMHTRSLIVDNAPPTSVLTAPANGDVVSGVVTLSANASDSQSLYYVAFEIDGVIQTPYSTTAPFTRTWDTTGKSGTHVIVAIAYDRAGNSQRSNAVTVTVP; encoded by the coding sequence ATGCGCATCGTTTCGAAAGGGGCCCGTGGCCTTTCCGCACTGTTTGGCGCGGCGGCCCTGGCATCCATCGGTTGTGGTGATGTCCCGGACGCGTCGGAGAGCTCCCAGGCCGAGCTCCTGCACACAAGCGCCCCTCTGGATTGCCTCTCCTCCATCAAACCGGAGCGGGAGCTGCTCATCCAGGATGCGACCGTGCTGAATGACCCGGTGCGTACGGCCTGGTCCGGAGCGATGCTCAAGGTGCGCGGGGCCGCGGACGGCGCGTGGAGCTTCGGCCGACGATTGGCGGAGATGAGCGGCGACGTCGCTCCCTCCGAGTTCGTCCGCGACGGACTCCAGCGGGGTGCGGAACAGGACGCGGTCGCCCGCGCGCTCGTGCCCCAGCTCCTCGAAGCGTGGCCAAGACTCGCGGATGGCACCCTGGACATGACGAAGGCGCCGCTGCGGCTGAAGGCCATCGTCAACCACGTGGACACCCACAATTCGGACCGGCACAGCGCTGGCGAGGGCCACCTGGTCTTCGATGCAATCGATGCGGACGGCAAGCCGCTGCCCCTCACCGCCACTCTCGTGTACGACCTGCCGGCATCCAAGCGCTCGGACGCGCTCCACTGGGCCCGGCAATGGCATGCACTCGCCACGCAGACGCCGGGTACGGAGGCATTCAACACCACCCTCCAGGCCGTCACCGACCGATTCACCGCCGCCCCAGGCCGGCTCCAGGTGAGCACGACGGAATCGATCCTCGACTCAGCGCGCTCGAAATCCACCGACGCGCGGCGCCTCGCGAAGGACTTCGGAAACCTGCTGTGCACCGATAGCGCAGCCCCTACCGTGACGATCCTCTCGCCGAGCCCGGGCAGCGCCGTGCGCGGCACCATCACCCTGACGGCGAGCGCCTACGATGACGTCGGCGTCACGCGCGTGGACTTCTTCTCAGGGTCCACCCTCATCGCCTCCGACACCCAGCCCCCTTTCATCGTGGACTGGGACACGACGACGTCCCCCTCCGGCACCCGGGCGCTGACAGCCCAGGCCTTCGACGCGGACGGCAACATGGGCATCTCCGACCCGGTGAGCGTCATGGTGGACAACTTCGCTCCCATCATTCTTTCGGGCACGCCCCAGTACAACCCACAGACCCTGAACTATGTGCGCGGCAACATCACCGTGGGCTGGACCGTGACGGACCAGTCCCTCTCAGGCGTGGTCCTGGCCGAGTTCTTCCAGGAGGGGTACCTCAAGGGCTCGCTGACGAGCCCCACCAGCTTTGGGTACACCTTCGCGTGGGACACGCGGGTGCTGGCCAATCGCCCCTACAGCCTGACCCTGCGCGCGACTGACAGGGCAGGCAATGTCGCGATGCACACCCGTTCGCTGATCGTCGACAACGCGCCGCCCACGTCCGTCCTGACCGCACCGGCCAACGGAGACGTCGTCAGTGGTGTCGTCACGTTGTCTGCCAATGCGAGTGACAGCCAATCGCTCTACTACGTCGCCTTCGAGATCGACGGCGTCATCCAGACACCCTATTCGACCACCGCGCCCTTCACCCGGACGTGGGACACAACGGGCAAGTCCGGCACGCACGTCATTGTCGCCATCGCGTATGACCGCGCGGGCAACAGTCAACGCAGCAACGCCGTGACGGTCACCGTTCCGTGA
- a CDS encoding ABC transporter ATP-binding protein codes for MRKTYHRAFRKGGNEALRGMDLTVPVGSAFGLIGPNGAGKTTFIKSILGIVQPTEGSIRVLGGSPEDPRIRARIGYLPERLHLPGTWTAPAFLATVTRLKGLPVDPAVNLRLLERVGLSDAVGRRIGGYSKGMRQRLGLAAALVGTPSLLVLDEPTDGIDPMGRMEVRRILQDEVQRGTTLFLNSHLLAETERVCDRVAILAGGRVVREGRLEDLARGGVRWLVRFAPGANTEALVTAGFVRGVAEGHYVVEAEDPAALNRALDRARAAGALMVELRRDGTDLESVLMGTVEAAA; via the coding sequence TTGAGAAAGACGTACCACCGGGCCTTCCGGAAGGGAGGCAACGAGGCCCTCCGAGGCATGGACCTGACGGTGCCGGTAGGAAGCGCCTTCGGCCTCATCGGCCCCAACGGTGCGGGCAAGACGACCTTCATCAAGAGCATCCTCGGCATCGTCCAGCCCACGGAGGGGTCCATCCGGGTGCTGGGGGGCTCGCCCGAGGATCCGCGCATCCGCGCCCGCATCGGCTACCTGCCCGAGCGCCTGCACCTGCCCGGCACCTGGACGGCGCCCGCCTTCCTGGCGACGGTGACGCGGCTGAAGGGCCTCCCCGTGGACCCGGCGGTGAACCTGCGCCTCCTGGAGCGCGTGGGCCTGTCGGACGCGGTGGGCCGGCGCATTGGCGGGTACTCCAAGGGCATGCGTCAGCGGTTGGGCCTGGCCGCGGCGCTGGTGGGCACCCCTTCCCTGCTGGTGCTGGATGAGCCCACGGACGGAATCGACCCCATGGGGCGGATGGAGGTGCGGCGCATCCTCCAGGACGAGGTGCAGCGAGGCACGACGCTGTTCCTCAACTCCCACCTGCTGGCGGAGACCGAGCGGGTCTGTGACCGCGTCGCCATCCTCGCGGGAGGCCGCGTGGTGCGCGAGGGCCGGCTGGAGGACCTGGCGCGCGGCGGCGTGCGGTGGCTGGTGCGCTTCGCCCCGGGCGCCAACACGGAGGCCCTGGTGACGGCAGGCTTCGTCCGAGGCGTCGCGGAGGGACACTACGTCGTCGAGGCGGAGGATCCGGCGGCGCTCAACCGGGCATTGGACCGGGCGCGCGCGGCGGGGGCATTGATGGTGGAGCTGCGGCGTGACGGAACGGACCTGGAGTCGGTGCTGATGGGAACAGTGGAGGCCGCGGCGTGA
- a CDS encoding cold shock domain-containing protein — translation MKWFNDAKGFGFIAQVGGGPDVFCHHTAIQSDGAQCQEGLRSVRRNRRASSTRRRRTPRKRSARS, via the coding sequence GTGAAGTGGTTCAACGACGCAAAGGGCTTTGGCTTCATCGCCCAGGTTGGCGGGGGACCTGACGTGTTCTGCCACCACACTGCAATCCAGTCGGACGGGGCGCAATGCCAGGAAGGTCTACGAAGCGTCAGAAGGAACAGGCGCGCAAGCAGCACCCGCAGGAGAAGGACGCCAAGAAAGAGGAGCGCAAGAAGCTGA
- a CDS encoding D-alanine--D-alanine ligase family protein: protein MRIALTHNLRLSDLEEEAEFDTQETVNALAAAIERIGHRLERFEVSGPASRTVARLEAYSPDLIFNTAEGRRGRFREAFYPALFDELGFPYTGSDAYALAVTLDKQLTKLVLSKQGIRTPGWQYVEKLSELSAENLRFPVIVKPNFEGSSKGISQDSIAETLDEVRVKVAAALEKYPSGVLVEEYISGRDLAVPFLESVDNDYDGVLSPVEYVIDPAVTQGRKYAIYDYALKTSREGTVSVRAPAQIPPRTAEDVRRMAQKVYRALDCRDLGRIDVRLSDAGVPYFLEINALPSLEPGAGIYAAAELDGLHLDGVINSIITSAAKRYKIKDSSRRQGKPARKSGPLRVGFSFNVKRVKPTATAETVEDSEAEYDSPNTLQAIREAIASWGHEVIDLEATAELPSVLSSTPLDVVFNIAEGFKGRNRESQVPALLELLDIPYTGSDPATLSIALDKGLAKKIVRQAGILTPNFQLMATGKERLNKEFTSFPLIVKPVAEGSSKGVVTKSVCHSEAELREVVREIAGKYQQPALIEEYIRGREFTVGLLGERRPRVLPPMEIVFLDREEKNPVYSFQHKLDWTDRIRYDAPAKLEPALLERLRTAARNSFMALGCRDVARIDFRMDDKGRIYFIECNPLPGLTPGWSDLVLIAQGAGMDYRGLIGEIMAPAIRRYKEREARRAASEHPASVLRKSVPLEEGTPAAAQPVAATAPAPATPAPEPSPRVDAKA, encoded by the coding sequence ATGCGCATCGCGCTGACCCACAACCTCAGGCTGTCTGATTTGGAAGAAGAGGCGGAGTTCGACACGCAGGAGACGGTCAACGCGCTCGCGGCGGCCATCGAGCGCATCGGCCACCGGCTGGAGCGCTTCGAGGTGAGCGGCCCGGCCTCGCGCACCGTGGCGCGGCTGGAGGCCTACAGCCCGGACCTCATCTTCAACACCGCTGAGGGCCGCCGTGGCCGCTTCCGCGAGGCCTTTTATCCGGCCCTCTTCGACGAGCTGGGCTTCCCGTACACGGGCTCGGACGCGTACGCGCTGGCGGTGACGCTCGACAAGCAGCTCACCAAGCTGGTGCTGTCCAAGCAGGGCATCCGCACGCCCGGCTGGCAGTACGTGGAGAAGCTCAGCGAGCTGTCCGCGGAGAACCTGCGCTTCCCCGTCATCGTGAAGCCCAACTTCGAGGGCTCGTCCAAGGGCATCAGCCAGGACTCCATCGCGGAGACGCTGGACGAGGTCCGGGTCAAGGTGGCCGCCGCGCTGGAGAAGTACCCGTCCGGCGTGCTGGTGGAGGAGTACATCTCCGGCCGCGACCTCGCCGTGCCGTTCCTGGAGTCGGTGGACAATGACTACGACGGCGTGCTCTCCCCGGTGGAGTACGTCATCGACCCGGCCGTCACGCAGGGCCGCAAGTACGCCATCTACGACTACGCGCTGAAGACGTCGCGGGAGGGCACGGTCAGCGTGCGCGCCCCGGCGCAGATTCCGCCTCGCACGGCGGAGGACGTCCGGCGGATGGCGCAGAAGGTGTACCGGGCGCTCGACTGCCGCGACCTGGGCCGCATCGACGTGCGCCTCAGTGACGCGGGCGTGCCGTACTTCCTGGAGATCAACGCGCTCCCCAGCCTGGAGCCGGGCGCGGGCATCTACGCGGCGGCGGAGCTGGACGGCCTGCACCTGGATGGGGTCATCAACTCCATCATCACCAGCGCGGCGAAGCGGTACAAAATCAAGGACTCGTCGCGTCGCCAGGGCAAGCCTGCGCGCAAGAGCGGTCCGCTGCGCGTGGGCTTCAGCTTCAACGTGAAGCGCGTGAAGCCCACGGCCACGGCGGAGACGGTGGAGGACAGCGAGGCCGAGTACGACTCGCCGAACACGCTCCAGGCCATCCGCGAGGCGATTGCGTCGTGGGGCCACGAGGTCATCGACCTGGAGGCCACGGCCGAGCTTCCCTCGGTGCTGTCGAGCACGCCGCTGGACGTGGTGTTCAACATCGCGGAGGGCTTCAAGGGCCGCAACCGGGAGAGCCAGGTCCCGGCGCTGCTGGAGCTGCTGGACATCCCGTACACGGGCTCGGACCCGGCCACGCTGTCCATCGCCCTGGACAAGGGCCTGGCGAAGAAGATTGTCCGGCAGGCAGGCATCCTCACGCCCAACTTCCAGCTCATGGCGACGGGCAAGGAGCGCCTCAACAAGGAGTTCACCAGCTTCCCGCTCATCGTGAAGCCGGTGGCGGAGGGCAGCTCCAAGGGCGTCGTCACCAAGAGCGTCTGCCACAGCGAGGCGGAGCTGCGCGAGGTGGTGCGCGAGATTGCCGGCAAGTACCAGCAGCCCGCGCTCATCGAGGAGTACATCCGCGGCCGGGAGTTCACCGTGGGCCTGCTGGGCGAGCGGCGTCCCCGCGTCCTGCCGCCCATGGAGATCGTCTTCCTGGACCGGGAGGAGAAGAACCCCGTCTACAGCTTCCAGCACAAGCTGGATTGGACGGACCGCATCCGCTACGACGCGCCGGCGAAGCTGGAGCCCGCGCTGCTGGAGCGGCTGCGCACGGCGGCGCGCAACTCGTTCATGGCGCTGGGATGCCGCGACGTCGCGCGCATCGACTTCCGCATGGATGACAAGGGGCGCATCTACTTCATCGAGTGCAACCCGCTGCCGGGCCTGACGCCGGGCTGGAGCGACCTGGTGCTCATCGCCCAGGGCGCCGGCATGGACTACCGGGGGCTCATCGGCGAAATCATGGCCCCCGCCATCCGCCGCTACAAGGAGCGCGAGGCGCGCCGCGCCGCCAGCGAGCACCCCGCTTCGGTGTTGCGCAAGAGCGTGCCCCTGGAGGAAGGGACTCCCGCCGCCGCGCAGCCCGTGGCCGCGACGGCCCCCGCACCGGCGACCCCAGCGCCGGAGCCGTCTCCGCGCGTGGACGCGAAGGCCTGA
- a CDS encoding ABC transporter permease subunit, with protein sequence MKPVLGIAGYVLREAMSRKFILAFMVGITLVLATVALSLRIEVVDGALAASRLFGEELRSSIRSVDVALRPVYQAAAFLVFYGGILFGIVACSDFAPSLMSPGRIEHLLALPIQRWHLLAGTFLGVMVLALGGTLYGTTGLVLIFGVKAGYWTAGPLIAGLLACVGFAAVYAVMLTAATLVRSAALCAASGFVFLVGGIIAGYRQQMTPFFEEGFGREAFRAVTLVLPRLSALAVAAGDIAASTPLEVRSLGLLLLGVLVFGFGALAVGFWRFEGKDY encoded by the coding sequence GTGAAGCCCGTCCTGGGAATCGCGGGCTACGTGCTCCGTGAGGCGATGTCGCGCAAGTTCATCCTGGCGTTCATGGTGGGCATCACCCTGGTGCTGGCCACGGTGGCGCTGAGCTTGCGCATCGAAGTGGTGGACGGAGCGCTCGCGGCGTCTCGGCTGTTCGGCGAGGAGCTTCGCTCGAGCATCCGCTCCGTCGACGTGGCCCTGCGGCCCGTGTACCAGGCCGCGGCGTTCCTGGTGTTCTACGGCGGCATCCTGTTCGGCATCGTCGCGTGCTCGGACTTCGCGCCGTCGCTGATGTCACCGGGGCGCATCGAGCACCTGCTGGCGCTGCCCATCCAGCGCTGGCACCTGCTGGCGGGGACCTTCCTGGGCGTGATGGTGCTGGCGCTGGGCGGGACGCTGTATGGGACGACGGGGCTGGTGCTCATCTTCGGCGTGAAGGCGGGGTACTGGACGGCGGGGCCGCTCATCGCGGGATTGCTGGCGTGCGTGGGCTTCGCGGCGGTGTACGCGGTGATGCTCACGGCGGCGACGCTGGTGCGCAGCGCGGCGCTGTGCGCGGCCTCCGGCTTCGTCTTCCTGGTGGGAGGAATCATCGCGGGCTACCGGCAGCAGATGACGCCCTTCTTCGAGGAAGGGTTTGGACGCGAAGCCTTCCGGGCGGTGACGCTGGTGTTGCCGCGGCTGTCCGCGCTGGCCGTTGCCGCGGGCGACATCGCCGCGTCCACGCCGCTGGAGGTGCGCTCGCTGGGCTTGCTGTTGCTCGGTGTGCTGGTGTTTGGATTTGGAGCGTTGGCGGTGGGGTTCTGGCGCTTCGAGGGAAAGGATTACTGA
- a CDS encoding DUF4190 domain-containing protein produces the protein MDATVALCPLHPERPAEGTCSRCGTFLCEGCRRWQVGRMLCLHCHTVALGEKPSKRATLALIFATVGFIGFVPGLVGLVLGYQELADIRRGAAPGSGEGWAVLARNVGWFHVAMLVIIGLGVALRG, from the coding sequence ATGGATGCGACGGTCGCGCTGTGCCCCCTTCATCCCGAGCGGCCCGCGGAGGGGACGTGCAGCCGCTGCGGCACCTTCTTGTGTGAAGGCTGCCGCAGGTGGCAGGTGGGGCGCATGCTCTGCCTTCACTGCCACACCGTCGCGCTGGGAGAGAAACCCTCCAAACGCGCCACGCTGGCGCTCATCTTCGCCACGGTGGGGTTCATCGGGTTCGTGCCGGGCCTCGTGGGGCTCGTGCTGGGCTACCAGGAGCTGGCGGACATCCGGCGCGGTGCCGCCCCTGGCTCAGGGGAGGGATGGGCCGTGCTCGCCCGCAACGTCGGCTGGTTCCATGTGGCCATGCTGGTCATCATCGGCCTCGGCGTGGCCCTGCGAGGCTGA
- a CDS encoding RDD family protein, whose product MSTPRSRVFMAASRQGGGRALRLVSGDAQPDSPYPKASLWLRGGARAVDVSVAWGLYVVGGAAGAVVALLFLLLADGMLQGQSVGKRIFGVKVMHLPTRSAARHRDSTLRNAPLALIVLLGMMPAPHGTVAAAAGLIVIGSVEAWCVLRDPLGWRLGDTWAQTQVVDGKVVAGVTVAARTPVAHERASGRLMSAAKVRRGRSSFRKRRGYPCASR is encoded by the coding sequence GTGAGCACCCCGCGAAGCCGCGTGTTCATGGCGGCCAGCCGGCAAGGTGGTGGTCGCGCCTTGCGGTTGGTGTCCGGAGACGCGCAACCCGATTCGCCCTATCCGAAGGCGTCGCTCTGGCTGCGCGGCGGCGCGCGGGCGGTGGACGTGTCGGTGGCGTGGGGCCTGTACGTCGTGGGAGGGGCGGCGGGTGCGGTGGTGGCGCTGCTGTTCCTGCTGCTGGCGGACGGGATGCTCCAGGGCCAGAGCGTGGGCAAGCGCATCTTCGGCGTGAAGGTGATGCATCTGCCCACGCGCTCGGCGGCGCGGCACCGCGACAGCACCCTGCGCAACGCGCCGCTGGCGCTCATCGTGCTGCTGGGAATGATGCCCGCGCCGCATGGGACGGTGGCCGCGGCCGCGGGGCTCATCGTCATCGGCAGCGTGGAAGCGTGGTGCGTGCTGAGGGATCCGCTGGGCTGGCGGCTGGGCGACACCTGGGCGCAGACGCAGGTGGTCGACGGGAAGGTCGTCGCGGGCGTAACCGTTGCAGCTCGCACGCCGGTCGCGCATGAGCGCGCCTCCGGCAGGCTCATGTCCGCGGCGAAGGTGCGCCGTGGACGCTCGTCGTTCAGGAAGCGAAGGGGGTACCCATGCGCATCGCGCTGA